The Juglans regia cultivar Chandler chromosome 16, Walnut 2.0, whole genome shotgun sequence nucleotide sequence CGATCTGCTGCGTTTCGAGCTGATTTGGCTGGGATGCGTGTTTGATAAGTCGTCTTCTTTTGGTTGTGGTTTTGCAGATAAGGACCGTGAGTTGGGGGAGGCCCAGGCGGAGATAAAGGCCTTGAGGTTCTCCGAACGACTTAGAGAAAAGGCTGTTGAAGAGGTCATTTCTATTTTCCTCAATTTTGGTGCTTTATCCCCCTCTTCCTTCTCGTTGACAGATTAGTTAGttgcatattttaatcatttgtgGTTGTTCTATTTGCTATGCACATTAAACATTACTTCACTTATCTCCAATTTACAGAGATTTGTAATTATATGGAACAGCTATGATAGTGGTTCGAAGCCCCCATGGAGGATCGCGATTTCttgtttgattaaaaaaattgcaaaagaaaTTTCCAGTTTCTCctaatttttggaaaatgggTTGTACAGTTCTGCCCTTACTGCCTTTGCTTATCTTACTGTCTCAATGCTAGTTGTTTCTAACAGCATAAATATCTCACTTACTTTCCCTGAATTCTTTGGCGTGCTTTATGGCATTAATGACTCTAGATTGCTTGATATTCTAGACAGTTGAATGTTTTGGGCTTGAATTGCATTGGCCATTATCCAGAAAtgaaagtatttaaaattttcgTTTCTGAAGTATTCGACTCTTATAGTTTTCACGAATTTCATATACTTGATCAgtcattcttttctttatttcctttcccATTGAAATTGATACTTACCTTGTTTCTCTATGTATTTTCATCACACTGCAGCTCACTGAAGAGCTGTCAAAGGTTGAGGAGAAGCTGAAGTTAACAGAATCTCTTCTTGAAAGCAAAGTATTGCTCAAAGCCTCTCTAAATAGTGCTTTTGTCATTTGGTGCCTATTGTAAGATTCTATTTATTCGACAAAAAAATGTCTTGCAGAATCTTGAGATAAAGAAAATCAACGATGAGAAGAAAGCTTCCATGGCAGCTCAGTTTGCTGCTGAAGCCACTCTTCGAAGGGTTCATGCTGCTCAAAAGGATGATGATATGCCTCCAATTGAAGCCATTCTTGCACCTCTGGAGGCTGAGCTCAAGCTGGCTAAGCAAGAGGTATgtcttgtcttcttcttcttcttcttcttatgatATCCTGACTTGTAATCAGAAAAGATTTTAgtcataattttcttctctcttctttctcatctCCTTGCTGTCaccataagaagaagaaaaaaaaagaatctattAGAGGGAAAATTAGTTCAGTCGTTGATTCTTCACCTTGATTTGTTACAGATTGCAAAGCTTCAAGATGATAACAAAGCCTTGGATCGTCTTACGAAATCAAAAGAAGCAGCCTTAATTGAAGCTGAGAGGACTGTTCAGGTTGCGTTGGCAAAGGCCTCTTTGGTGGATGATCTCCAAAATAAAAACCAGGAATTAATGAAGCAGATAGAAATATGCCAGGTAAACCAAATCTTGTATGTTCTTTTTTCCCAAGCTTATTGGACCTTGGGATGTGAAATCTTTTTTCTTACTATGCACATTTAAAATGGACTTATATGTCTACTCCTTGTGGGTGctaggaagaaaataaaattttggacaAAATGCATAGACAAAAGGTTGCAGAGGTTGAAAAGCTTACTCAAACTGTTCGGGAGTTGGAAGAGGCTGTTCTTGCTGGTGGTGCGGCTGCAAATGCCGTGAGGGATTATCAGCGAAAATTTCAGGAGATGAATGTAATGTGCCTGACATATTTGAATGCTCAATGTTGGAAGTTGCCTTATGTTGACCTATAGTTTTCGTCTAGCAGACAGTTTCCTTAAACCTGGTAGCGTTTTACATTTTTGTTCATCAGGAGGAAAGGAAAACACTTGACCGGGAGCTGGCCCGTGCAAAGGTATCTGCAAACAGAGTGGCTGTAGTGGTTGCAAATGAGTGGAAGGATGCTAATGACAAAGTGATGCCTGTGAAGCGATGGCTTGAAGAACGGAGATTTTTGCAGGTAACTGTTGACTTTCATTTCCTTCCGCTTCAATACTGAGCTTCTATTGATTTGTTCTTTGAGACAACATTTTCTAGTTTCTATCTAATTTTTACCAAACTATGTTGTTACAGGGAGATATGCAGCAACTTCGAGACAAGCTTGCTATAGCCGAGCGAACTGCAAAGTCTGAAGCACAGTTAAAAGTAATCATATGGCTTTTATGGGGCTTGTTCTTTAGTAACTTTGCcatatgttttcttcttttagtGAATGTTGaacattctttattttttgtaggaaaaatatcatttacGACTAAAAGTGCTAGAGGAGAGTTTGAGAGGATCTTCTGGTAATGCTCGCAGTACACCAGAGGGACGAAGCACAAGCAATGGGCCTTCTCGTCGTCAGTCCATTGGTGGAGCTGATAACATCTCAAGATTAACCTCAAATGGCTTTTTATCAAAGAGAACACCAACCTCTCAATTTAGGCCCTCTTCTTTGTCCTCGAGCACCAGTGCAGTACTGAAGCATGCTAAAGGTACCTCAAAATCATTTGATGGTGGCACAAGGTCTTTGGAAAGGAGTAAGATTCTCTTAAATGGAACAAGCCCCAGCTATTCATTCAACCAATCTTGTGAGGGAACAAAGGATGGCGAGGGGAATAATAACTGGAACGAAAATTCGGATGATAAGCCAAATGAGTTCCAGATGGTGGATACAGAGGATAGCGTCCCAGGGGTTATGTATGAGTTACTGCAAAAAGAGGTCATAGCTTTGAGGAAAGCAGGCCATGAGAAAGATCAAAGCCTGAAAGACAAGGATGACGCCATTGAGGTTTATTTCTTGTCCCAACtgatatatttattctataattaCGCCTCTAGTTAATATATGGTTTTGATTGGTGCTTTTCAGATGTTAGCAAAGAAGGTAGAGACATTGACTAAGGCAATGGAAGTTGAAGcaaagaagatgagaagagaaGTAGCTGCCATGGAAAAGGAGGTAGCTGCCATGCGTGTAGAGAAAGAACACGAGAATAGGGCAAAAAGGTTTGGCAATGCAAAGGGTCCTGTCACTAGTGCTCAGCTGCTTTCTGCCAGGTACTTTcgcaatattttatttttacctcaAGTCATGCCTTCAgctaaattaattgaataatttACACAATGCATTGCTGTGTCATGCTTCTGCTGTTTGCTAATTGTTAGATTAGCAGTCAATATATGACTTACATGTTTCCAccataccaaaaaaaataataacaataatgctAGTtgatcttggttttttttttttttttttaagccagATATTCATATTTCATTGTTCTTTGTTCATGTAATGTAATGCTCGAAGGGAGGCCCAAACCACATCTGCGCCTATCCTCTAAAATGACTATTCAGtggtacaattggagcccccattggaatcattataaagagcaaaaacttctccctCAAGCAATATAGGACCCCATTTACCTTTTACTCGTTAGaagtaatttttgttttgtagagAAGCCCTTTCCAATGACCTGTTGATATGTCCAACTGTTATCTCAAcatattgaattaaatttactcctaggaaaatatttttttttataagtaaacggtaGTATTAATAAGGataggcaaaacccaagtacacaagatggtatacaagagatagaACCTATCTAGTTCGTAATATTGGAAACAAGAAAGTCATGCAAATTTaggccattaaagtctacagcTATAGCCCAAAGGAATAAAGTACGGAAAATATTCATAGGCAGTCCCCCCGCAAATTGCCACTAAGGTGCTGAGGACTTTCATTTAGTCTTTCAAATCCACTTTCCATTTTGTACTCTGAATCTTAACAAACTTACCGTGTAAATTAGATAACAACGATATAAAGAACAAGCAAGCTTGTGGAATAGAGGTGGATTTAGCCTTAGTTTTTATCCTATGTTCGATTTTGGTTCCTGAAATTTATGAAGTTGTGTCTTCTTCCCTGAAATTTAGCAGTATAGTCTTGTAAATGAGCCTTAATAAAGTTTTAGTGGCACAATGTTCATGACTTCCTCTtatctatttcttcttcctgGCTAGGTGCTGTCTTTTGTATGgcccatgtacttgggcttcGCCTATTCATttattgatattaattatttttaattgtaaaaaaatgagcCTTACATTTAGGTTGGCTTAGTAATTTAATTCATGAAAagtcatgccattaaaatcaattacaattgaccaatgaagtaaagtattgaaaaatagacttctaagctcatccattgaccactctcaggagtggtttggattcagagatgagttgagatgggttaaatgatttgtgaatagtagaataaaagatgaattatttattatattttgtgtgggaatttgaaaaagctgttttgagatttgaaaaggttgaattgtttattatattttgtgtgataatttaagaaagttgtaatgatgagatgaaatgagttgagataagttgaggtgggttttgaatgcaaacgaggccaatcttcaaagcttctttcattcctctccctccaaatacacctcCATTGACAAattggaaccatcttccatacTGTTGCAATATGAGAGTTGTCCTGAATGTGTTGCCAAGAAGCTAGGAGGTTGATTACCCTTTTCGGTGTCACCCAAGCTAATTTCATCAGAGCAAAGAAGTCATTCCACAAAGTCGTAGCAATCTCACAAAGAAGTAATagatgatctctctctctttttgcacatacaacaccaatccatgacTATGATGTGGTGTTTCGGTAGGTTGTCAATTATGAGGATCTTCCCTTAGGAAGCCGTCCATACAAAAGAAATTGCCTTTTGAGGTGCCTTTGTCTTCATAATACTCTTTCATgggaatgaatttttattatttgtggtCATGGCTTGATAATAAGAGCGGACTGCAAACTTCCCTTTCTTAGAAGGGCGCCAAAAGATCATCTTCGGCTCCCCCCCAATCATACGGTTAGGGTATACTAGATCATAGAACTTTGAAAAAGCAtaaacttcccaatcttgtgcatctctGAAGAATGTAAGAGGTCCATTGGATAGGATTAAGAGGTCTGCAATTGaggcttctttcattcttgctatGCCATAGAATTTTGGATAAGCTTCTTTGAATGCTCCATTGCCACACCATAGATcgtgccaaaatttgattttggaccCATAACCCACCTCAAAGCTGATCTTTCTTGAATGTGTCCTATCCTCTTCTTATGTGTTTCCGTAGTCCCACCTCATATGGCCCACTTACCCTCATTCAAACACCATCCTCTCCATGGTTTCACCATACTTCGA carries:
- the LOC108986472 gene encoding microtubule-associated protein 70-2-like isoform X1, which translates into the protein MAEVSEVGVLSPETAAATTTYASNGSAEPTYTHASPGPLMVSGSFKEGRSSLRRRASVRPSLDADEFLNLLHGSDPVKVELNRLENEVRDKDRELGEAQAEIKALRFSERLREKAVEELTEELSKVEEKLKLTESLLESKNLEIKKINDEKKASMAAQFAAEATLRRVHAAQKDDDMPPIEAILAPLEAELKLAKQEIAKLQDDNKALDRLTKSKEAALIEAERTVQVALAKASLVDDLQNKNQELMKQIEICQEENKILDKMHRQKVAEVEKLTQTVRELEEAVLAGGAAANAVRDYQRKFQEMNEERKTLDRELARAKVSANRVAVVVANEWKDANDKVMPVKRWLEERRFLQGDMQQLRDKLAIAERTAKSEAQLKEKYHLRLKVLEESLRGSSGNARSTPEGRSTSNGPSRRQSIGGADNISRLTSNGFLSKRTPTSQFRPSSLSSSTSAVLKHAKGTSKSFDGGTRSLERSKILLNGTSPSYSFNQSCEGTKDGEGNNNWNENSDDKPNEFQMVDTEDSVPGVMYELLQKEVIALRKAGHEKDQSLKDKDDAIEMLAKKVETLTKAMEVEAKKMRREVAAMEKEVAAMRVEKEHENRAKRFGNAKGPVTSAQLLSASTPSDESDVSTIFTGLAKTRNSRKETESEEENGVLLTVRL
- the LOC108986472 gene encoding microtubule-associated protein 70-1-like isoform X2, with the translated sequence MAEVSEVGVLSPETAAATTTYASNGSAEPTYTHASPGPLMVSGSFKEGRSSLRRRASVRPSLDADEFLNLLHGSDPVKVELNRLENEVRDKDRELGEAQAEIKALRFSERLREKAVEELTEELSKVEEKLKLTESLLESKNLEIKKINDEKKASMAAQFAAEATLRRVHAAQKDDDMPPIEAILAPLEAELKLAKQEIAKLQDDNKALDRLTKSKEAALIEAERTVQVALAKASLVDDLQNKNQELMKQIEICQEENKILDKMHRQKVAEVEKLTQTVRELEEAVLAGGAAANAVRDYQRKFQEMNEERKTLDRELARAKVSANRVAVVVANEWKDANDKVMPVKRWLEERRFLQGDMQQLRDKLAIAERTAKSEAQLKEKYHLRLKVLEESLRGSSGNARSTPEGRSTSNGPSRRQSIGGADNISRLTSNGFLSKRTPTSQFRPSSLSSSTSAVLKHAKGTSKSFDGGTRSLERSKILLNGTSPSYSFNQSCEGTKDGEGNNNWNENSDDKPNEFQMVDTEDSVPGVMYELLQKEVIALRKAGHEKDQSLKDKDDAIEMLAKKVETLTKAMEVEAKKMRREVAAMEKEVAAMRVEKEHENRAKRFGNAKGPVTSAQLLSARNVTRAGLTRSTQ